One genomic segment of [Phormidium] sp. ETS-05 includes these proteins:
- a CDS encoding PPC domain-containing protein, whose translation MLTSTFIGPVTRIGIAGLISNRQLYDHLTGVGVAEGRNFSPVFNANFYRNANPDLGAAGLNNEQLFEHFRAFGLNEGRQAAANFQASFYLASNPDLAAAGLNFQQAVDHYILWGIGEGRIAAPGGVVIQPPPPPPPPGDPLPPDGSTLSFARDLGIVGSNLSLSDSIGPTDRNDYYRFTLPSNGDLKVTLSDLTGGPDVELSKDLNLDGEIDNSERLKFNFFSSGSDININQAVASGTYFLLVSQGYTNDNTNYTLQLDLSSQPSNLPIDPGNTLATALDLGVLKTNTFRDFVGDKIDQEDYYRFTLSSNSEVYLTLNSLTDSNYAGLKLIQDKNNNGQVDSLDAIGSGNISQNLVAGTYFIQIFSIDYPFYNTNYELQIGVESAGGPQNRRAPTDLLTNGGTVNQEFIIATDIVNGGLDDVNIPVVDNFTAPVAVGVGPELGDGFVADVFGTGAQSGDVFAANPLDANFNSDLVLM comes from the coding sequence ATGTTAACCTCAACTTTTATCGGGCCAGTAACCAGGATCGGCATCGCCGGGTTAATCTCTAATCGGCAATTATACGACCACCTCACTGGTGTGGGGGTAGCGGAAGGGCGGAATTTTTCCCCGGTTTTTAATGCCAACTTTTATAGAAACGCTAACCCGGACTTGGGTGCAGCGGGTTTAAATAATGAGCAACTGTTTGAACACTTCCGAGCCTTTGGGCTGAATGAGGGACGCCAAGCGGCGGCTAATTTCCAAGCCAGTTTTTACCTCGCTTCCAACCCGGACCTAGCTGCAGCGGGTTTGAACTTTCAGCAAGCGGTTGACCACTATATCTTATGGGGCATTGGGGAAGGGCGGATCGCCGCTCCCGGAGGGGTGGTCATCCAACCCCCACCACCACCGCCGCCACCAGGGGACCCCTTACCTCCCGATGGTAGCACTCTCAGTTTCGCGAGAGATTTAGGTATCGTTGGTAGCAACCTCAGCTTAAGCGATTCGATCGGGCCCACTGACCGCAACGACTATTATCGCTTCACCCTCCCCAGTAACGGCGACTTAAAGGTAACTTTAAGTGATTTGACAGGTGGTCCTGATGTCGAGCTTAGTAAGGACCTCAACCTCGATGGTGAAATCGATAATAGCGAGCGGTTGAAATTTAACTTCTTCTCTTCAGGGAGCGACATCAACATCAACCAGGCTGTGGCCTCTGGCACCTATTTTCTTCTAGTTTCACAAGGATATACTAATGACAACACTAATTACACCCTGCAATTAGATTTATCCTCTCAACCCAGCAATCTGCCTATAGACCCAGGTAACACTTTGGCCACGGCTCTAGATTTGGGAGTTTTGAAAACCAATACTTTCAGAGATTTTGTAGGTGATAAGATTGACCAAGAAGACTATTATCGCTTTACTCTCAGCTCTAACAGCGAAGTGTATCTGACGCTTAATTCCCTGACTGATTCTAATTACGCTGGATTAAAATTAATTCAGGACAAAAACAATAATGGTCAGGTTGATAGTTTGGATGCTATTGGTAGCGGCAATATTAGCCAAAATCTGGTAGCAGGAACTTATTTTATACAAATTTTTAGTATTGATTATCCTTTTTACAATACCAACTATGAATTACAAATAGGAGTAGAATCTGCGGGCGGTCCCCAGAACAGAAGGGCTCCGACTGACCTGCTGACTAATGGGGGGACGGTTAATCAGGAATTCATCATTGCAACTGATATAGTGAATGGCGGCTTGGATGATGTGAATATCCCAGTAGTTGATAATTTCACGGCTCCTGTGGCTGTTGGGGTGGGGCCTGAGTTGGGCGATGGTTTTGTCGCCGATGTTTTCGGGACGGGTGCCCAGTCTGGGGATGTGTTTGCTGCCAACCCCCTGGATGCGAATTTTAATTCTGATTTAGTGCTGATGTAA
- the purM gene encoding phosphoribosylformylglycinamidine cyclo-ligase, translated as MDYRQAGVDVEAGRAFVRGISDLVAATHRPEVLGGIGGFSGFFQLPEGYKQPVLVSGTDGVGTKLKLAFQLNRHDTCGIDLVAMCANDVLTSSAEPLFFLDYLATGKLAQEQLTQVVAGIATGCQIAGCSLLGGETAEMPGFYQAGEYDLAGFCVGVAEKSQILDGSQVQTGDIAIGLASSGVHSNGFSLVRHIISQNSISLNHTPETLGATLGETLLTPTRIYVKPILQAIRNGLEIHGMAHITGGGIPENLPRCLPENKSIHININSWQIPPIFQWLATTGNVTIPEMFNTFNMGIGFVILVPPNQAETALQWFKSQDIPAYQIGEVIAGNQELIGMP; from the coding sequence ATGGATTATCGACAAGCAGGAGTGGACGTAGAAGCCGGTAGAGCCTTCGTCCGAGGCATCAGCGACCTCGTAGCCGCCACCCACCGACCCGAAGTCCTCGGCGGTATCGGCGGCTTCAGCGGCTTTTTCCAACTCCCCGAAGGCTACAAACAACCCGTCCTCGTCTCCGGTACTGACGGCGTAGGCACCAAACTCAAACTCGCATTCCAACTCAACCGCCATGACACCTGCGGCATCGACTTAGTAGCCATGTGCGCCAACGACGTGCTAACCTCCAGTGCCGAACCCCTCTTCTTTTTAGACTACCTAGCCACCGGCAAACTCGCCCAAGAACAGCTCACCCAAGTCGTAGCAGGAATCGCCACCGGCTGCCAAATCGCCGGATGCAGCCTTTTGGGCGGCGAAACCGCCGAAATGCCGGGTTTCTATCAAGCCGGAGAATACGACCTCGCCGGTTTTTGCGTCGGCGTCGCCGAAAAAAGCCAAATTCTCGACGGTTCCCAAGTCCAAACCGGCGATATCGCCATTGGCTTAGCATCCTCCGGCGTCCACAGCAACGGTTTTAGTCTCGTGCGCCACATCATCAGCCAAAATAGCATTAGTTTAAACCACACCCCCGAAACCCTCGGCGCCACCCTAGGAGAAACCCTCCTCACCCCCACCCGCATCTATGTCAAACCCATCCTCCAAGCCATCCGCAACGGCTTAGAAATCCACGGGATGGCTCACATTACCGGTGGCGGTATCCCGGAAAACCTCCCCCGGTGTCTTCCAGAAAACAAATCAATTCACATCAACATCAATAGCTGGCAAATTCCCCCGATTTTTCAATGGCTTGCCACTACTGGCAACGTCACCATTCCCGAAATGTTTAACACGTTCAACATGGGCATCGGTTTCGTGATTTTAGTTCCCCCAAATCAAGCCGAAACCGCCCTGCAATGGTTTAAATCCCAAGATATCCCCGCCTACCAAATAGGGGAAGTCATTGCAGGCAACCAAGAATTAATTGGGATGCCGTAG
- a CDS encoding septal ring lytic transglycosylase RlpA family protein produces MLLLAPVGSAVSSQAEESSSVILAQSAIPEGTSMGRSHAGASGHKGSGQPQVISQGQQRVNEEEITKLYAHNIDGTEAVTLYVRNIPVLTFLGVEDDGSPLERGRSLAAKIDRLYRDGVDANGIGVQWKDETQDYMVEVNGEPLVVVDAETRLADTTNKVAEDALQVTNRLRRLLGKAPPLAVIANQPEPEPPEPTATNDVKPAEPEVVEPQPDRVRYTQNGWASWYGPGFHGNRSASGEIFNQYAMTAAHRTLPFGTWVRVTNLDNGLSTMVRINDRGPFTGGRIIDLSIGAAEAIGMVSSGVAPVRVEILDP; encoded by the coding sequence GTGTTGTTACTGGCTCCTGTGGGGTCGGCAGTATCGAGTCAGGCTGAGGAAAGTTCTTCGGTGATTCTGGCTCAGTCGGCAATCCCAGAAGGAACGAGTATGGGTCGATCGCACGCCGGAGCCTCTGGGCACAAGGGCAGCGGTCAACCGCAGGTAATCAGCCAAGGGCAGCAACGGGTGAATGAGGAAGAGATTACCAAACTTTATGCCCATAATATAGATGGCACGGAGGCGGTAACGCTCTATGTGCGGAATATTCCGGTATTAACGTTTTTGGGTGTTGAGGATGATGGGTCGCCGTTAGAGCGGGGCCGATCGCTGGCGGCAAAAATCGATCGCCTGTATCGTGACGGGGTGGATGCAAATGGAATTGGGGTGCAATGGAAAGACGAAACGCAAGATTACATGGTCGAGGTGAATGGCGAACCACTGGTGGTAGTAGATGCAGAAACCAGGTTGGCGGATACTACCAACAAGGTGGCAGAAGATGCTCTGCAGGTGACGAACCGTCTGCGGCGACTTCTGGGTAAAGCTCCTCCTTTGGCGGTAATAGCGAATCAACCGGAACCGGAACCGCCAGAACCGACGGCTACGAATGACGTTAAACCAGCCGAGCCGGAAGTGGTCGAGCCACAACCCGATCGGGTGCGTTACACCCAGAATGGTTGGGCTTCTTGGTATGGTCCGGGTTTTCACGGCAACCGCAGTGCTAGCGGTGAGATATTCAACCAATATGCCATGACCGCTGCCCATCGTACTTTGCCTTTTGGCACTTGGGTGCGCGTTACTAATCTGGATAATGGACTTTCCACGATGGTGCGAATCAACGATCGCGGCCCTTTCACCGGCGGACGGATTATTGATTTATCCATCGGCGCGGCGGAGGCGATCGGGATGGTTAGCTCCGGCGTCGCTCCAGTGCGAGTGGAGATTTTAGACCCCTAA
- a CDS encoding Bax inhibitor-1 family protein — protein MSNTSNFREAFQNARTQSLVGPNVIANALPYVGGGLVLTAAGTYGGLTVLQTNPQLFMPSFIGAFILELVLFFVAQGAAEKANNTIALPLLATYSLLSGYTLTGLVALALSNPEVGIGGVGFAALGCGITFIVARQIGSNLSDSDGMALTQTFQLGLIALLVVLVGQMLFSVFGVYTPTWLEIGISGIGVVLFCGAAVVDFYILPRTYRNEQYLSAALSMYLTYINLFVFILRLLIALRGRD, from the coding sequence ATGAGCAACACCAGCAATTTTCGCGAAGCGTTCCAGAACGCCAGAACTCAGTCCCTGGTCGGTCCCAACGTGATTGCCAATGCCCTGCCTTATGTTGGCGGTGGCTTGGTTTTAACTGCAGCGGGCACCTACGGCGGTTTGACCGTCCTGCAGACCAACCCCCAGCTATTTATGCCCAGCTTTATCGGGGCTTTCATCTTAGAGTTAGTCCTGTTCTTTGTTGCCCAGGGAGCCGCTGAAAAGGCGAATAACACGATCGCCCTACCCCTGCTCGCCACTTATAGCCTGCTCTCCGGCTACACCCTCACCGGCTTAGTCGCCCTTGCCCTGTCCAACCCAGAAGTAGGTATCGGTGGGGTTGGATTTGCCGCCTTGGGTTGCGGTATCACCTTTATCGTCGCCCGTCAAATTGGCTCCAACCTTTCTGACTCCGATGGTATGGCTCTAACCCAGACTTTCCAGTTAGGCTTAATTGCCTTACTGGTGGTGTTGGTGGGTCAGATGCTGTTCTCAGTATTCGGAGTTTACACCCCCACTTGGTTAGAAATTGGCATTTCCGGCATCGGTGTGGTGCTGTTTTGCGGCGCAGCGGTGGTAGATTTCTACATCCTGCCCCGCACCTACCGCAATGAGCAGTATCTGAGCGCTGCCCTGTCCATGTATCTCACTTATATCAACCTGTTCGTTTTCATCCTGCGCCTGCTGATTGCCCTGCGGGGACGGGATTAA
- a CDS encoding nucleotidyltransferase family protein, which yields MNRLRRDEVLAVLRHHKAELAERYGVISLGVFGSVARDEAKEDSDVDIVVQMSKPDLFLMVHIKELLEEALNCPVDIIRYRERLNPRFKQSIDVEAIYV from the coding sequence ATGAACCGTTTACGACGAGATGAAGTGCTGGCAGTCCTCCGACATCATAAGGCGGAGCTGGCGGAACGCTATGGGGTAATATCTCTGGGTGTTTTTGGTTCAGTGGCAAGGGATGAAGCTAAAGAAGATAGCGATGTGGATATTGTTGTCCAGATGAGTAAGCCGGACTTATTCTTGATGGTTCATATTAAAGAACTGCTGGAAGAAGCCCTCAACTGCCCAGTGGATATCATTCGTTACCGAGAACGCCTCAATCCCAGATTTAAACAGTCGATTGATGTTGAGGCGATTTATGTCTAA
- a CDS encoding polysaccharide deacetylase family protein — protein MASIDLSWYKEQLTIGLVAALCSATSATLVQSFNISQMLPDPSTLAARFSVFEIEQVPQRALPLAMASEQRVEEFARELATQQTKIESHLTFNPPKLFQGKTVEEVPLNTKEKVIALTFDDGPWKDHTDSILKVLQDNNVKGTFFFIGQHLQHFPEQAKRVVAAGHAVANHTWNHHYHNVDSTVAAKELGDTNNLIYKLTGAKSKIFRPPGGVMDNGLVAYALSQNYVVAMWSSDAREASGPTVEALVNNVVSSASPGGIVLMHDGGGDRSTTVQALPIIITQLRQQGYKFVTLPQLFHMKQQDEESLTTATPARPPSP, from the coding sequence TTGGCATCGATAGACCTATCCTGGTATAAGGAACAACTAACCATAGGGCTGGTGGCGGCTCTCTGTAGCGCCACCTCCGCCACCCTAGTGCAATCCTTTAACATTTCCCAGATGCTGCCTGACCCTAGCACTCTGGCAGCCCGCTTCTCTGTATTTGAGATCGAACAGGTGCCACAACGGGCATTACCCCTGGCAATGGCATCAGAACAGCGGGTGGAGGAATTTGCCCGGGAACTGGCCACCCAGCAAACGAAAATCGAATCTCATCTGACTTTTAATCCTCCCAAATTATTTCAGGGTAAAACTGTAGAAGAAGTGCCCCTGAATACCAAAGAGAAAGTTATCGCCCTCACCTTTGATGACGGTCCGTGGAAAGATCATACCGATAGTATCTTGAAAGTCCTCCAGGACAACAACGTTAAAGGGACATTTTTCTTTATCGGTCAGCACTTGCAGCACTTTCCAGAGCAAGCCAAGCGAGTGGTAGCTGCTGGTCATGCGGTGGCCAATCACACTTGGAACCACCATTATCATAATGTGGATAGCACCGTAGCCGCCAAAGAACTGGGAGACACCAATAACCTGATCTACAAGCTGACGGGGGCGAAAAGTAAGATTTTTCGTCCGCCCGGAGGGGTGATGGATAATGGTTTGGTGGCTTATGCTCTCAGCCAAAATTATGTGGTGGCGATGTGGTCGAGCGATGCCCGGGAGGCGTCTGGTCCCACTGTGGAGGCCCTGGTTAACAACGTGGTCAGCTCCGCTTCTCCCGGGGGGATAGTGCTGATGCACGATGGCGGGGGCGATCGCTCCACCACGGTTCAAGCGTTGCCCATAATCATCACTCAACTTCGCCAGCAGGGATACAAATTCGTCACCCTGCCCCAATTGTTTCATATGAAACAGCAAGATGAAGAATCCTTGACCACCGCCACCCCAGCTCGTCCACCCAGCCCGTAA
- a CDS encoding bifunctional pantoate--beta-alanine ligase/(d)CMP kinase, producing the protein MRCYLERGRKDEQTVGLVPTMGALHEGHLTLIDRAIEENDIVVVSIFVNPMQFGPREDFHKYPRRLEEDAELCEEAGVAVVFAPTPEEMGMTPKGADWENDITGVVPPKSMTAVMCGRTRIGHFEGVATIVTKLLNVVQPDRAYFGQKDAQQLAIIQQLVKDLNLPVEIVPCATVRLESGLAMSSRNQYLSAADLPEAARLYESLSRGKEVFQGGDRTAQGIITAVSAKLKETSTFDVEYVELVHPTTLAPLTEIEEVGLLAVAAKIGNTRLIDNILLRHREPIVAIDGPAGVGKSTVSRQVAHQLGLLYLDTGAMYRAVTWLVLDADIPLDDEAAIAELVSGVEIILKTSEDLTDPAQVWIAGKEVTQAIRTPEVTAKVSAIAALSEVRSALVAQQQSYGLRGGLVAEGRDIGTHVFPDADLKIFLTASVQERARRRHKDLVAMGLGDISLNQIEQDILERDAIDSSRAIAPLRRSADAIEILTDGLSIAEAIDGIVKLYRDKLGNF; encoded by the coding sequence TTGCGCTGCTACTTGGAGCGTGGGCGAAAGGACGAGCAAACTGTAGGTCTTGTCCCCACGATGGGGGCTCTGCACGAGGGTCATCTCACCTTAATCGATCGGGCGATCGAGGAAAACGATATTGTGGTGGTCAGCATCTTTGTCAACCCCATGCAGTTCGGGCCTCGAGAAGATTTTCACAAGTACCCCCGCCGACTGGAAGAGGACGCCGAGTTATGTGAGGAAGCGGGAGTAGCAGTGGTATTTGCCCCGACGCCAGAGGAAATGGGTATGACACCGAAGGGCGCCGACTGGGAAAATGATATCACTGGGGTGGTGCCGCCCAAGTCTATGACGGCGGTGATGTGTGGTAGAACTCGCATCGGGCACTTTGAGGGGGTGGCAACAATTGTGACTAAGCTGCTGAATGTGGTACAGCCCGATCGAGCGTACTTTGGCCAGAAAGATGCCCAGCAGTTGGCAATTATCCAGCAGTTAGTCAAAGATTTGAATCTCCCAGTGGAAATTGTACCTTGTGCCACAGTGCGTCTGGAGTCGGGGTTAGCCATGAGTTCCCGGAATCAGTATTTGAGTGCAGCCGATTTGCCAGAAGCAGCTCGCTTGTATGAAAGTTTGAGCCGGGGAAAAGAGGTATTTCAGGGAGGCGATCGTACCGCGCAAGGTATCATTACAGCGGTGAGTGCGAAGTTGAAGGAAACCAGTACCTTTGATGTGGAATATGTGGAACTGGTACATCCCACAACTCTCGCCCCCTTGACCGAAATAGAGGAGGTTGGTTTATTGGCCGTAGCTGCTAAAATTGGTAATACCCGGTTGATTGATAATATTCTCCTGCGCCACCGGGAGCCGATCGTCGCCATTGACGGTCCGGCGGGAGTGGGCAAATCTACTGTGTCCCGCCAAGTGGCGCACCAGTTGGGTTTACTATATTTAGACACTGGTGCGATGTACCGCGCCGTCACTTGGCTGGTTCTTGATGCTGATATCCCCCTAGATGATGAAGCGGCGATCGCGGAATTGGTATCTGGGGTAGAAATCATACTGAAAACCAGCGAGGATCTAACGGATCCCGCGCAAGTTTGGATTGCGGGAAAGGAAGTCACCCAAGCGATTCGTACCCCAGAGGTAACGGCCAAGGTTTCTGCTATTGCGGCATTATCAGAAGTGCGTAGCGCCTTGGTAGCGCAGCAGCAAAGCTACGGACTCCGGGGGGGTTTGGTGGCGGAAGGGCGAGATATTGGCACCCACGTATTCCCCGATGCGGACCTGAAGATTTTTTTAACCGCTTCGGTGCAAGAAAGGGCTCGGCGACGTCACAAAGATTTGGTGGCGATGGGTTTAGGCGATATCAGCTTGAATCAAATCGAGCAAGATATATTAGAGCGAGATGCTATTGACAGCAGCAGAGCGATCGCCCCATTGCGGCGATCGGCGGATGCGATTGAAATCCTCACCGATGGGCTCTCCATCGCCGAGGCGATCGATGGGATTGTCAAGCTCTACCGCGATAAATTAGGTAATTTTTAA
- a CDS encoding sigma-70 family RNA polymerase sigma factor, which translates to MATKDCPPRPPRGAPKNAHLPGAPTPPMEMLVLYHQNPSIALRNQIVQRHSGLVRKIAHRLSLSCTEPYEDLEQIGYIGLIRAVERFDPSLGRAFSSFAVPYIRGEMLHFLRDRSAAVKIPRRWRELQKDGEAAQKTLSVRLGRPPQDAEIANFLQISLHEWRQILQAAHNCKPLSLDATVVQSSFEGAVTLAETLIDTNYQLWQYRQEERLQLQIALGQLEGKTRSCIESVFFQDIPRYEVAKCMGVSPMTIGRWIHQGVSQLVFMLQVSPVQSAS; encoded by the coding sequence ATGGCCACAAAAGACTGTCCCCCCCGTCCCCCTAGAGGGGCGCCTAAAAATGCGCATCTCCCTGGGGCACCCACGCCACCGATGGAAATGCTGGTTTTATATCACCAAAATCCTTCGATCGCACTGCGCAATCAAATCGTGCAGCGGCATTCCGGCTTGGTGAGAAAAATTGCTCACAGACTAAGTTTAAGCTGTACGGAACCTTACGAAGACTTAGAACAAATCGGCTATATCGGCTTAATTCGGGCGGTGGAGCGATTCGATCCGAGTTTGGGACGAGCTTTTAGCTCTTTTGCCGTCCCCTACATTCGCGGCGAAATGCTGCATTTTTTGCGCGATCGGTCTGCAGCGGTGAAAATCCCCCGCCGTTGGCGAGAACTGCAAAAAGATGGCGAAGCCGCCCAAAAAACCCTCTCCGTGCGGCTAGGACGCCCGCCCCAAGATGCCGAAATCGCGAATTTTTTACAGATATCCCTACATGAGTGGCGGCAAATTTTGCAAGCAGCCCACAATTGTAAACCTTTGAGTTTGGATGCTACAGTAGTTCAGTCGTCTTTTGAAGGCGCGGTGACTTTGGCAGAAACTCTAATTGATACCAACTACCAGCTCTGGCAGTACCGCCAAGAAGAAAGACTGCAGCTACAAATAGCCTTGGGTCAGTTGGAAGGGAAAACCCGATCGTGTATCGAATCAGTATTTTTTCAGGATATCCCCCGTTATGAAGTAGCCAAGTGTATGGGGGTCAGTCCCATGACGATCGGGCGATGGATTCACCAAGGTGTCTCCCAGCTCGTTTTCATGTTGCAGGTTTCCCCCGTGCAATCCGCTTCTTGA
- a CDS encoding NB-ARC domain-containing protein, which yields MAFTEVMGVEDLLQLADRVIFAKTGKHLDDLQRAILWGTLVGERYGKIAEEFHVSEGHIRDVGAKLWQQLSQELGEEVRKSNVRATVERLKYSNFLFLNFSPDLVQIDNRVNYCYHNFSPVAPAANEDKTGVSANNDNSKIRFDLAEMPDFRASFYGIQEELAQLKEWIISQQSRLVAVTGIRGMGKTALGVRLVQLIQDNFDIVMWRRMRFGQPLNLLLTEILTFLCPDRDFPESRDEKLSILMECLRQYRCLIVLDNWDNLAVNVTSGMKGDRAGDNDGELWRRLGECAHQSCFLILGYSPPRAVWQLQGEKSGVRWLQLEGLGAAAGDIFRDKGLSDEDKWGYLIDIYRGHPGWLTTLAVMIQDFFGGRVGDFLECDIIFVDDEMKNSLGRDFNSLSDGEKQVMVSLAGADEPLSLRELIERLEMRHKSNIDKGDLLGAMQGLGMRGLMERRRRDDVMVFGVAPWWRQYLSREYGG from the coding sequence TTGGCATTTACCGAAGTTATGGGCGTTGAGGACTTGTTGCAATTGGCCGATCGGGTGATTTTCGCTAAAACAGGAAAACATTTGGACGATTTGCAACGCGCTATCCTCTGGGGAACTTTGGTAGGAGAGCGATACGGAAAAATTGCTGAGGAGTTTCATGTCAGCGAGGGACATATACGAGATGTGGGAGCCAAATTATGGCAGCAACTATCCCAAGAGTTGGGAGAAGAAGTGAGAAAATCTAATGTTAGAGCCACGGTAGAAAGGTTAAAATACTCTAATTTTTTATTTTTAAATTTCTCGCCTGATTTAGTACAAATTGATAATCGAGTTAATTATTGTTACCATAATTTCTCTCCGGTAGCTCCTGCTGCAAATGAAGATAAAACCGGCGTCTCTGCCAATAATGATAACAGTAAAATCCGGTTTGATTTAGCTGAAATGCCGGATTTTCGTGCCAGTTTTTATGGGATACAAGAGGAATTGGCACAATTAAAAGAATGGATAATTAGCCAGCAGAGTCGCTTGGTGGCGGTAACAGGGATAAGAGGTATGGGAAAAACCGCTTTAGGGGTGCGGTTGGTGCAGCTTATTCAAGATAATTTTGATATCGTGATGTGGCGGCGGATGCGCTTTGGTCAACCGTTGAACTTGCTGTTAACAGAAATATTGACATTTCTTTGCCCAGATAGAGATTTCCCAGAAAGTAGGGATGAAAAATTATCGATTTTGATGGAATGTTTGCGCCAGTATCGGTGTTTGATTGTTCTGGATAATTGGGATAATTTGGCGGTTAATGTTACCTCTGGGATGAAGGGCGATCGAGCCGGGGATAATGATGGCGAGTTGTGGCGGCGGTTGGGAGAATGCGCCCATCAAAGTTGCTTTTTAATCCTGGGTTACTCGCCGCCGAGAGCGGTTTGGCAACTGCAGGGGGAAAAGTCTGGAGTGCGGTGGTTGCAGTTGGAGGGTTTGGGAGCGGCGGCGGGGGATATTTTCCGGGATAAAGGATTATCCGATGAGGATAAATGGGGTTATCTGATTGATATTTATCGCGGTCATCCCGGTTGGTTAACTACTTTAGCAGTGATGATTCAGGATTTTTTTGGTGGTCGGGTGGGAGATTTTTTAGAATGTGATATTATTTTTGTCGATGATGAGATGAAAAATAGCTTAGGACGGGATTTTAATTCTCTGTCTGATGGAGAAAAACAGGTGATGGTTAGTTTGGCTGGGGCTGATGAGCCGCTGTCACTGCGGGAGTTGATAGAACGGTTGGAAATGAGGCATAAATCCAATATAGATAAAGGTGATTTATTAGGAGCGATGCAGGGTTTGGGGATGCGAGGGTTGATGGAAAGAAGGCGGCGGGATGATGTTATGGTGTTTGGGGTGGCTCCCTGGTGGAGACAGTATTTATCGCGGGAATATGGGGGTTAG
- a CDS encoding helix-turn-helix domain-containing protein, with protein sequence MSGVVKINIVESPETLKALLAKQKTATAKERVQALYLLKSGQVETVQHLAVVLGRSRITVQRWLRLYRQGGLEEMLKVYHPSGRPRIIPDWAMERLHEELKKPDRFNTYKQVQIWLEVELNIQASYDVVYYLIHDLMKVKPVIGKVKNSQKKTKSQNKIYGQLNRD encoded by the coding sequence ATGTCTGGAGTAGTCAAAATTAACATTGTTGAGTCACCGGAAACCCTGAAAGCTCTCTTGGCTAAACAGAAAACTGCCACAGCTAAAGAAAGGGTGCAAGCTTTATACCTTCTGAAAAGCGGTCAGGTGGAAACTGTGCAACACCTAGCCGTTGTTTTAGGGCGCAGCCGCATCACAGTACAGCGGTGGTTGCGTTTGTATCGCCAAGGCGGTCTGGAAGAGATGTTAAAAGTATATCACCCTTCTGGCCGCCCCCGCATCATTCCCGATTGGGCGATGGAACGACTGCACGAAGAACTAAAAAAACCCGATCGCTTTAATACCTATAAACAAGTCCAAATTTGGCTGGAAGTAGAATTAAATATCCAGGCCAGTTATGATGTAGTTTATTATTTAATCCATGACTTGATGAAAGTAAAACCTGTTATCGGCAAGGTAAAAAATTCCCAGAAGAAAACAAAAAGTCAAAATAAAATATATGGCCAACTTAATAGAGATTAG